From Lytechinus pictus isolate F3 Inbred chromosome 6, Lp3.0, whole genome shotgun sequence, the proteins below share one genomic window:
- the LOC135154484 gene encoding uncharacterized protein LOC135154484, whose protein sequence is MAANFSTDQQCEGKECQSITDVTYYVEEKKRLCDDCASKEECIARLKRGVPNIYCEEHDEKVKLYCRTHGIPLCYSCAMIKHQQPCEQQDINDAIKESGARLTVLKERARDKVKEGRLYEDEIDQCTKDTDTHLQALEDEVNSIIKAAINADKVKETTEADKINQEFDDQNQVLQEEILKINEKIRKNNEEREKQLELIHTNAQIRQRHIDSKKIGLHRDIDNIVKEKDGKIRELMKSLQDDTKTIENAIQTIDTVLEDDKNIVKDGHSVNMSVIDKLKKPLYKNDVKQITDRISGVRFVKSVGREKYDGRIGGYDGEWMLSDTISVKDKFTSPIILGCIDECNVIITDLHCHTYMLDMNTKHIQRVITGTGTSCVISCALLNDDKIVCGTGRVSRYGIFSTGSISVYDKQWMHINDVTIPRNKSHDISSSSGRLTRLFSWLSFEGVTLTTNDISLVNVTVDRDGMIIAAGWYQSKIYVINPADSKIVNTITCKENVALRGVLSSGHIIALPYPLDKRVLIIDRQGGQREIPHSDVILNVCVDPITDDLYVVTSDDEYKTCAIDQVMSGNEVKKRRVTSFPLSTRLTDQWTVELRQYYLLSSRVMISSSGKIIAFDGDSILVFEKRLTF, encoded by the coding sequence ATGGCAGCTAATTTCTCCACAGACCAACAATGTGAAGGAAAGGAGTGTCAATCAATCACAGATGTGACGTACTACgtggaggagaagaagagacTATGTGATGACTGCGCCTCTAAAGAAGAATGCATCGCAAGACTTAAAAGAGGCGTtccaaatatttattgtgaagaaCATGATGAAAAGGTAAAATTATATTGTAGAACTCATGGTATACCATTGTGTTATTCATGCGCTATGATCAAACATCAACAGCCTTGTGAGCAACAAGATATTAATGATGCAATAAAAGAAAGTGGGGCGAGGCTAACAGTTCTAAAAGAAAGAGCGAGGGACAAAGTGAAAGAAGGTCGTCTTTATGAAGATGAAATTGACCAATGCACGAAAGACACAGACACACATCTACAAGCTTTGGAAGATGAAGTTAATTCGATAATCAAGGCGGCGATCAACGCAGATAAAGTCAAGGAGACGACGGAGGCTGACAAAATCAACCAAGAATTTGATGATCAGAATCAAGTACTTCAAGAAGAGATTCTGAAGATCAATGAGAAGATTCGAAAGAacaatgaagagagagagaaacaactTGAATTAATCCATACAAATGCACAGATTAGACAAAGACATATTGACAGTAAGAAGATTGGTCTTCATAGAGACATTGATAACATTGTTAAAGAGAAGGATGGGAAGATAAGAGAGTTGATGAAATCATTGCAGGATGACACAAAAACAATAGAGAATGCAATACAGACCATAGATACAGTACTAGAAGACGATAAAAACATTGTTAAAGACGGTCATAGTGTGAACATGTCAGTGATTGATAAACTAAAGAAACCACTTTATAAGAATGATGTGAAACAAATCACTGATAGAATATCAGGTGTGAGGTTTGTGAAGAGTGTTGGGAGAGAGAAGTATGATGGTAGGATTGGTGGGTATGATGGCGAGTGGATGCTTAGTGATACAATCAGTGTCAAAGATAAATTCACATCCCCAATTATTTTGGGTTGCATAGATGAATGTAATGTGATCATCACCGACTTACATTGCCATACATACATGTTAGATATGAACACTAAACACATCCAGAGAGTGATAACGGGTACTGGTACATCATGTGTTATCTCCTGTGCATTACTGAATGATGACAAGATAGTATGCGGTACAGGCCGTGTAAGTCGTTATGGGATATTTTCTACTGGATCCATCAGTGTGTATGACAAACAATGGATGCACAttaatgacgtcacaataccAAGAAACAAATCTCACGATATCTCGTCATCTTCTGGTCGCTTAACTCGTCTTTTCTCCTGGTTAAGTTTTGAAGGGGTTACGCTCACAACGAACGATATATCATTGGTGAATGTAACTGTTGACCGTGATGGGATGATCATCGCTGCTGGGTGGTATCAGTCTAAGATATACGTCATCAACCCAGCTGATAGTAAGATCGTGAATACCATCACATGTAAAGAGAATGTAGCTTTGCGAGGTGTGCTATCATCAGGTCACATCATCGCTCTACCTTACCCTCTTGATAAGAGAGTACTAATCATAGACAGACAGGGTGGTCAAAGGGAAATCCCCCACAGTGACGTCATCTTGAATGTGTGTGTTGATCCTATAACAGACGACCTCTACGTCGTGACATCAGATGATGAGTACAAGACGTGTGCGATTGATCAGGTGATGAGTGGGAATGAAGTGAAGAAGAGAAGAGTGACGTCATTCCCTCTATCAACTAGACTGACTGATCAATGGACTGTGGAGCTTAGGCAATATTACCTTTTATCATCTCGTGTAATGATCTCATCATCAGGCAAGATAATTGCTTTTGATGGAGACAGTATTCTTGTCTTCGAAAAGCGACTCACATTCTAA